A section of the Triticum dicoccoides isolate Atlit2015 ecotype Zavitan chromosome 7A, WEW_v2.0, whole genome shotgun sequence genome encodes:
- the LOC119330693 gene encoding uncharacterized protein LOC119330693 — MACSSSTCGDTTLHAHFVACLVHVLSGLGFMGELRVGGRRREGEDTAGDDSFSESMAASLDSGASSGSLCSSIMSSLTDDDAESSPVAGDPTPSPSPSDAMRLDGDGGGPLYELAPLLAHLPVRTGLSKYYKGKSQSFTSLSDVKCLQDLAKKTTAHIGRKASRSSTSPLHVQGPRSKTIGKKKKAPPRGSSGRLPSRAAWSRGLFAQKR, encoded by the exons ATGGCCTGCTCCTCTTCCACCTGTGGCGATACCACACTGCATGCGCATTTCGTTGCCTGCTTGGTTCATGTGTTGTCAGGCCTAGGCTTCATGGGCGAGCTCCGTGTAGGCGGACGGCGTAGAGAAGGTGAAGACACCGCCGGGGACGACTCGTTCTCCGAGTCGATGGCGGCCAGCTTGGATTCCGGCGCGTCCAGCGGATCGCTGTGCTCGTCGATCATGTCGAGCCTGACAGACGACGACGCGGAGTCCTCCCCGGTGGCGGGTGATCCtacgccgtcgccatcgccgtcggACGCGATGCGGCTGGACGGggacggcggcgggcctctctacgAGCTGGCGCCACTGCTGGCGCACCTTCCCGTCAG GACAGGGCTGTCCAAGTACTACAAAGGGAAGTCCCAGTCCTTCACATCTCTGTCCGACGTCAAATGCTTGCAAGATCTCGCAAAGAAGACCACCGCCCACATCGGCAGGAAGGCGAGCCGCTCGTCGACTTCACCGCTTCACGTTCAAGGGCCTCGCAGCAAGACgatagggaagaagaagaaggcaccGCCCAGGGGTTCATCTGGCCGGCTGCCGTCAAGAGCAGCATGGAGCAGGGGCCTTTTCGCACAGAAGCGGTAA